In a genomic window of Primulina huaijiensis isolate GDHJ02 unplaced genomic scaffold, ASM1229523v2 scaffold37281, whole genome shotgun sequence:
- the LOC140968487 gene encoding SNARE-interacting protein KEULE-like isoform X1 codes for MSMSDSDSSSQGGEYKNFRQISRERLLYEMLRSAKTGDSKSSWKVLIMDKVTVKIMSCACKMADITEEGVSLVEDIHKRRQPLPTMDAIYFIQPTKENIVIFLSDMSGRSPLYRKAFVFFSSPVSRELVSHIKNDGTVLSRIGALREMNLEYFSIDSQGFVTDNDRALEDLFGDEESSRKGDACLNVMATRIATVFASLREFPSVRYRAAKSLDPNTMTTFRDLIPTKLAAAVWNCLMKYKSSLPNFPQSETCELIILDRSIDQIAPIIHEWTYDAMCHDLLNMEGNKYVHQVPSKTGGLPEKKEVLLEDHDPIWLELRHSHIADASEQLHEKMTNFVSKNKAAQIHGSRDGDLSTRDLQKMVQALPQYSEQIEKLSLHVDIAGKLNKTIRESGLKEVGQLEQDLVFGDASTKDLINFLRVKEDVSRENKLRLLMIYAAVYPEKFEDGKIAKLMELARLPMDDMNAIYNMKFLEASSDTKKSSIVPFSLKFDVNKKKHAARKDRPGEGSTWQLSRFYPVIEELIEKLSKGELPEKDYPCMNDPSPSFHGTVHGASVRTGQLPPPHSMRSRRTATWARPRNSDDGYSSDSILRHASSDFTKMGQRLFVFIVGGATRSELRVCHKLSTKLKREIVLGSSSLDDPPQFITKLKLLTASELSLDDLQI; via the exons ATGTCGATGTCTGATTCGGATTCGTCGTCGCAAGGCGGCGAGTACAAGAATTTCCGCCAAATTAGCCGTGAAA GATTATTATATGAAATGCTTCGATCAGCCAAAACAGGGGACTCTAAGTCAAGCTGGAAG GTACTTATCATGGACAAGGTAACTGTTAAAATAATGTCGTGTGCATGCAAGATGGCGGATATCACGGAGGAAGGAGTTTCAT TGGTGGAGGACATACACAAGCGAAGACAGCCACTGCCAACCATGGATGCCATATATTTCATTCAGCCAACCAAAGAGAA CATTGTTATCTTTCTTTCAGATATGTCCGGAAGATCACCCTTGTATAGAAA GGCATTCGTCTTCTTTAGCTCACCTGTATCTCGAGAGTTGGTTAGTCACATAAAGAACGATGGAACTGTTTTATCTCGTATTGGCGCCTTGAGAGAG ATGAATCTGGAATATTTTTCCATTGATAGTCAG GGTTTTGTCACTGACAATGATAGAGCTCTTGAGGATCTATTTGGGGATGAAGAAAGTTCTCGTAAAGGTGATGCATGTTTGAATGTGATGGCTACTCGTATAGCTACAGTATTTGCATCATTGCGG GAGTTTCCATCCGTGCGCTACCGTGCTGCCAAATCACTTGATCCTAATACAATGACCACTTTTCGCGATCTAATTCCTACAAAGCTGGCTGCTGCTGTTTGGAACTGTCTCATGAAATATAAATCCAGCCTCCCTAATTTCCCCCAGTCGGAGACATGCGAGCTGATAATTTTAGATAGATCTATAGACCAG ATTGCTCCAATTATACATGAATGGACATATGATGCGATGTGCCatgatttattaaatatggAAGGGAATAAATATGTTCATCAG GTCCCGAGCAAAACAGGTGGTCTTCCGGAGAAGAAAGAAGTCCTTTTGGAGGATCATGACCCCATTTGGCTTGAGCTCCGTCACTCTCATATAGCTGAT GCAAGTGAACAATTGCATGAGAAGATGACAAACTTTGTATCAAAAAATAAAGCAGCACAAATCCATGGTTCAAG GGATGGTGATCTGTCTACTCGGGATTTACAAAAGATGGTTCAAGCTCTGCCTCAATATAGTGAACAAATTGAAAAGCTCTCCCTTCATGTTGAT ATTGCAGGAAAGTTAAACAAGACTATCAGGGAATCGGGGCTTAAAGAAGTTGGGCAACTAGAGCAGGACCTGGTTTTTGGAGATGCTAGTACCAAAGACCTTATTAATTTTCTTAGAGTAAAAGAG GATGTATCACGTGAAAATAAGTTGcgattattgatgatttatgcTGCTGTTTATCCTGAGAAATTTGAGGATGGAAAAATTGCAAAACTAATGGAG TTGGCAAGACTACCTATGGATGATATGAATGCGATTTACAATATGAAATTTTTGGAGGCATCATCAGACACCAAAAAAAGCTCAATTGTACCATTTTCCCTTAAATTTGACGTTAACAAG AAGAAGCATGCTGCTCGAAAAGACCGTCCTGGTGAAGGATCGACATGGCAACTATCACGTTTTTACCCTGTAATAGAG GAACTCATTGAAAAACTTAGTAAAGGTGAACTACCAGAGAAAGATTATCCATGTATGAATGATCCAAGTCCAAGTTTTCATGGAACTGTTCATGGAGCATCTGTAAGGACAGGTCAACTTCCACCTCCTCATTCAATGAGATCAAGACGGACAGCAACATGGGCTCGTCCTCGAAACTCTGATGATGGGTATTCAAG CGACTCGATTTTAAGGCATGCGTCTAGTGATTTCACAAAGATGGGTCAACGActttttgtgtttattgttgGTGGAGCTACACGATCTGAG CTACGGGTTTGCCACAAGTTGTCAACAAAGCTGAAACGAGAAATCGTTCTGGGATCTTCTAGTCTGGATGATCCTCCACAATTTATCACG AAATTGAAGCTGTTGACTGCAAGTGAATTGTCTCTCGATGATCTTCAGATCTAG
- the LOC140968487 gene encoding SNARE-interacting protein KEULE-like isoform X2, whose protein sequence is MNLEYFSIDSQGFVTDNDRALEDLFGDEESSRKGDACLNVMATRIATVFASLREFPSVRYRAAKSLDPNTMTTFRDLIPTKLAAAVWNCLMKYKSSLPNFPQSETCELIILDRSIDQIAPIIHEWTYDAMCHDLLNMEGNKYVHQVPSKTGGLPEKKEVLLEDHDPIWLELRHSHIADASEQLHEKMTNFVSKNKAAQIHGSRDGDLSTRDLQKMVQALPQYSEQIEKLSLHVDIAGKLNKTIRESGLKEVGQLEQDLVFGDASTKDLINFLRVKEDVSRENKLRLLMIYAAVYPEKFEDGKIAKLMELARLPMDDMNAIYNMKFLEASSDTKKSSIVPFSLKFDVNKKKHAARKDRPGEGSTWQLSRFYPVIEELIEKLSKGELPEKDYPCMNDPSPSFHGTVHGASVRTGQLPPPHSMRSRRTATWARPRNSDDGYSSDSILRHASSDFTKMGQRLFVFIVGGATRSELRVCHKLSTKLKREIVLGSSSLDDPPQFITKLKLLTASELSLDDLQI, encoded by the exons ATGAATCTGGAATATTTTTCCATTGATAGTCAG GGTTTTGTCACTGACAATGATAGAGCTCTTGAGGATCTATTTGGGGATGAAGAAAGTTCTCGTAAAGGTGATGCATGTTTGAATGTGATGGCTACTCGTATAGCTACAGTATTTGCATCATTGCGG GAGTTTCCATCCGTGCGCTACCGTGCTGCCAAATCACTTGATCCTAATACAATGACCACTTTTCGCGATCTAATTCCTACAAAGCTGGCTGCTGCTGTTTGGAACTGTCTCATGAAATATAAATCCAGCCTCCCTAATTTCCCCCAGTCGGAGACATGCGAGCTGATAATTTTAGATAGATCTATAGACCAG ATTGCTCCAATTATACATGAATGGACATATGATGCGATGTGCCatgatttattaaatatggAAGGGAATAAATATGTTCATCAG GTCCCGAGCAAAACAGGTGGTCTTCCGGAGAAGAAAGAAGTCCTTTTGGAGGATCATGACCCCATTTGGCTTGAGCTCCGTCACTCTCATATAGCTGAT GCAAGTGAACAATTGCATGAGAAGATGACAAACTTTGTATCAAAAAATAAAGCAGCACAAATCCATGGTTCAAG GGATGGTGATCTGTCTACTCGGGATTTACAAAAGATGGTTCAAGCTCTGCCTCAATATAGTGAACAAATTGAAAAGCTCTCCCTTCATGTTGAT ATTGCAGGAAAGTTAAACAAGACTATCAGGGAATCGGGGCTTAAAGAAGTTGGGCAACTAGAGCAGGACCTGGTTTTTGGAGATGCTAGTACCAAAGACCTTATTAATTTTCTTAGAGTAAAAGAG GATGTATCACGTGAAAATAAGTTGcgattattgatgatttatgcTGCTGTTTATCCTGAGAAATTTGAGGATGGAAAAATTGCAAAACTAATGGAG TTGGCAAGACTACCTATGGATGATATGAATGCGATTTACAATATGAAATTTTTGGAGGCATCATCAGACACCAAAAAAAGCTCAATTGTACCATTTTCCCTTAAATTTGACGTTAACAAG AAGAAGCATGCTGCTCGAAAAGACCGTCCTGGTGAAGGATCGACATGGCAACTATCACGTTTTTACCCTGTAATAGAG GAACTCATTGAAAAACTTAGTAAAGGTGAACTACCAGAGAAAGATTATCCATGTATGAATGATCCAAGTCCAAGTTTTCATGGAACTGTTCATGGAGCATCTGTAAGGACAGGTCAACTTCCACCTCCTCATTCAATGAGATCAAGACGGACAGCAACATGGGCTCGTCCTCGAAACTCTGATGATGGGTATTCAAG CGACTCGATTTTAAGGCATGCGTCTAGTGATTTCACAAAGATGGGTCAACGActttttgtgtttattgttgGTGGAGCTACACGATCTGAG CTACGGGTTTGCCACAAGTTGTCAACAAAGCTGAAACGAGAAATCGTTCTGGGATCTTCTAGTCTGGATGATCCTCCACAATTTATCACG AAATTGAAGCTGTTGACTGCAAGTGAATTGTCTCTCGATGATCTTCAGATCTAG
- the LOC140968600 gene encoding ATP-dependent Clp protease proteolytic subunit-related protein 2, chloroplastic-like isoform X1, producing the protein MSLLHSSCLQSITDISQTSLSCASKGFVGLRAQSPNSYGIGKPNLNVEFHNQVYKSIALRSSGSKPTRGRVSMMPIGTPRVPYRNVAEGTWQWVDPWNALYREHVIFIGQHIDEEFSNQILATMLYLDSVDDSKKLFFYINGPGGDLTPSMAIYDTMQSLKSPIGTHCVGFAYNLATFLLAAGEKGYRYAMPLSRIALQSPAGSARGQADDIRNEADELLRIRDYLFKELAKKTGQPIDKIYKDLDRMKRFNAQEALEYGLIDRIVRPSRIKADAPQKDSTAGLG; encoded by the exons ATGTCTCTCCTCCATTCTTCATGTCTCCAATCCATAACTGATATATCTCAGACTTCTCTCAG CTGTGCGAGTAAAGGTTTTGTGGGATTACGAGCTCAATCCCCAA ATTCTTACGGAATTGGAAAGCCCAATTTAAATGTAGAATTTCACAACCAAGTTTACAAAAGCATTGCATTGAG ATCTAGTGGCAGCAAACCAACTCGAGGTCGCGTCTCAATGATGCCCATTGGAACACCTAGAGTGCCATATAGGAATGTTGCCGAGGGAACATGGCAGTGGGTTGATCCATGGAATGCTCTT TACCGTGAACATGTTATTTTTATCGGTCAACACATTGATGAAGAGTTCAGTAACCAGATACTTGCAACGATGTTATACCTTGATAGTGTTGACGATTCGAAGAAGCTTTTCTTTTACATCAATGGGCCTGGAGGAGAT CTTACTCCTAGCATGGCTATATATGATACGATGCAAAGCTTGAAAAGTCCCATTGGCACTCACTGTGTGGGCTTTGCATATAATCTGGCTACCTTTCTTCTTGCTGCTGGAGAAAAG GGTTATCGCTATGCCATGCCTCTTTCAAGAATTGCATTACAGTCTCCAGCCGGTTCTGCACGTGGACAG GCCGATGATATTCGTAATGAAGCAGATGAGCTTCTACGCATAAGAGATTATCTTTTCAAGGAGTTGGCTAAGAAAACTGGCCAGCCCATTGATAAg ATTTACAAGGACTTGGATCGAATGAAGCGCTTCAATGCCCAGGAAGCTCTTGAATATGGTCTCATCGACCGGATAGTTAGACCTTCACGTATAAAAGCAGATGCCCCACAAAAGGATTCTACGGCGGGTCTTGGTTAA
- the LOC140968600 gene encoding ATP-dependent Clp protease proteolytic subunit-related protein 2, chloroplastic-like isoform X2 — MSLLHSSCLQSITDISQTSLSCASKGFVGLRAQSPNSYGIGKPNLNVEFHNQVYKSIALSGSKPTRGRVSMMPIGTPRVPYRNVAEGTWQWVDPWNALYREHVIFIGQHIDEEFSNQILATMLYLDSVDDSKKLFFYINGPGGDLTPSMAIYDTMQSLKSPIGTHCVGFAYNLATFLLAAGEKGYRYAMPLSRIALQSPAGSARGQADDIRNEADELLRIRDYLFKELAKKTGQPIDKIYKDLDRMKRFNAQEALEYGLIDRIVRPSRIKADAPQKDSTAGLG; from the exons ATGTCTCTCCTCCATTCTTCATGTCTCCAATCCATAACTGATATATCTCAGACTTCTCTCAG CTGTGCGAGTAAAGGTTTTGTGGGATTACGAGCTCAATCCCCAA ATTCTTACGGAATTGGAAAGCCCAATTTAAATGTAGAATTTCACAACCAAGTTTACAAAAGCATTGCATTGAG TGGCAGCAAACCAACTCGAGGTCGCGTCTCAATGATGCCCATTGGAACACCTAGAGTGCCATATAGGAATGTTGCCGAGGGAACATGGCAGTGGGTTGATCCATGGAATGCTCTT TACCGTGAACATGTTATTTTTATCGGTCAACACATTGATGAAGAGTTCAGTAACCAGATACTTGCAACGATGTTATACCTTGATAGTGTTGACGATTCGAAGAAGCTTTTCTTTTACATCAATGGGCCTGGAGGAGAT CTTACTCCTAGCATGGCTATATATGATACGATGCAAAGCTTGAAAAGTCCCATTGGCACTCACTGTGTGGGCTTTGCATATAATCTGGCTACCTTTCTTCTTGCTGCTGGAGAAAAG GGTTATCGCTATGCCATGCCTCTTTCAAGAATTGCATTACAGTCTCCAGCCGGTTCTGCACGTGGACAG GCCGATGATATTCGTAATGAAGCAGATGAGCTTCTACGCATAAGAGATTATCTTTTCAAGGAGTTGGCTAAGAAAACTGGCCAGCCCATTGATAAg ATTTACAAGGACTTGGATCGAATGAAGCGCTTCAATGCCCAGGAAGCTCTTGAATATGGTCTCATCGACCGGATAGTTAGACCTTCACGTATAAAAGCAGATGCCCCACAAAAGGATTCTACGGCGGGTCTTGGTTAA